The Vannielia litorea genome segment GAAGAAGAGCAGCATGCCTTGGAAGAGCTGGATCGCGGCGGCGGGGAGTTGCAGTTGCGATTGGGCGATTTCGCCGCCGATGTAGGTGAGCGCCATCAGCAGCCCTGCGAGCAGGATGCCGAAGGGGTGGAGGCGGCCGAGGAAGGCGACGATGATGGCGGTGAAGCCGTAGCCGACGTTGAAATCGGTGGTGATCTGGCCTGCCGGCCCGGCGACCTCGAAGAGGCCGGCGAGGCCCGCGAGCGCGCCGGAGGTGCCGAGGCAGAAGAGCACGAGGCGGGTGGGGTTCACCCCCGAGAAACGGGCGGCGCGGGGGGCTTGCCCGGCGAGGCGGATGTTGAAGCCGAGCATGTGGCGGGTCAGCAGGATGTAGGCGAAGATCACCGCGATGAGGGCAAAGGCGACGCCCCAGTGGAGGCCTGCGTTCTGGTTGATCCAAGAGGTGGCCGAGGGGTATTGCGCGAGGTTGCGCGAGCCGGGGAAGCCGAAGCCCTCTGGGTTTTTCATCAGCCCCACGGCCATGCCGCGCAGCAGGTTTTCGGCCACGTAGACCAGCATTAGCGAAACGAGGATCTCATTAGTGCCGAAGCGGGTTTTCAGCACCGCCGGGATCATGGCCCAGGCCCAGCCGCCGAGGGCGCCTGCGAGGACCATGAGCGGGAAGATGATGAAGGATTCCGTGGGATAGAAGGCGAGGCCCACGCCCGCGCCGCAGAGCGCGCCGATGATGTATTGGCCCTCGGCACCGATGTTCCAGATGCCTGCGCGGAAACCGAGAGAGAGGCCGATGGCGATGAGGATCAGTGGCGCGGCCTTCACCAGCAGTTGCGGGCGGTAGAAG includes the following:
- a CDS encoding ABC transporter permease, which produces MIRLEKRPNPSKAWSYSTPLLAVLLTMIFGGLLFAALGKDPVAAIRTIFYDPLLGQHAFFYRPQLLVKAAPLILIAIGLSLGFRAGIWNIGAEGQYIIGALCGAGVGLAFYPTESFIIFPLMVLAGALGGWAWAMIPAVLKTRFGTNEILVSLMLVYVAENLLRGMAVGLMKNPEGFGFPGSRNLAQYPSATSWINQNAGLHWGVAFALIAVIFAYILLTRHMLGFNIRLAGQAPRAARFSGVNPTRLVLFCLGTSGALAGLAGLFEVAGPAGQITTDFNVGYGFTAIIVAFLGRLHPFGILLAGLLMALTYIGGEIAQSQLQLPAAAIQLFQGMLLFFLLAVDLLTNYRIRLKQGAAA